From the Acidobacteriota bacterium genome, one window contains:
- a CDS encoding type II toxin-antitoxin system PemK/MazF family toxin → MAVVVRRFDVWLINLDPTVGSEIRKTRPALVISPDELNRNIRTVIIAPMTTKGRPYPTRVDCRLQEKEGQVVLDQIRTVDKSRLVKKLGRLTKAASLRALHVLQEVFSH, encoded by the coding sequence GTGGCAGTGGTAGTGCGCCGCTTCGACGTCTGGCTCATCAATCTCGATCCCACGGTTGGCTCAGAGATCCGCAAGACGCGTCCAGCGTTGGTTATCTCCCCCGACGAACTTAACCGCAATATCCGCACGGTCATCATCGCTCCCATGACCACTAAGGGACGGCCTTACCCCACCCGGGTCGATTGCCGCTTGCAGGAAAAGGAGGGCCAAGTCGTCCTCGACCAGATCCGAACCGTCGACAAGTCCCGCTTGGTCAAGAAACTGGGCCGCCTCACAAAAGCCGCCTCTCTGCGCGCCCTGCACGTCCTCCAGGAAGTGTTCTCGCACTAA